TTTTGCACATTATTGGCGGTTTTGTTAATAACCGTATTAAATGCCTGCAGCCAGGCGCCGGCCGGCGGCAAGGTGGTAGCAGGTAGTTCTGAAGACGTAAAAAAGTTCCCTGATGCCAAACCAAATGCTTACTGGAAAACAATTTTATCGCCCGATGCCTACTATATCATGGTTGAAAAAGGTACCGAACCTCCGTTTCATAATCCTTACTGGAACAACCACGAAAAAGGCATTTATGTAAGCGCGGCAACAGGAAAGCCCCTGTTCAGCTCGGATGCTAAATTTGAGTCGGGCACTGGCTGGCCAAGTTTTTTTAAACCTATCGACCCGAAGGCCATTATGATCGTAAAGGATTATTCGGACGGCATGGTGCGCGACGAGGTTGTTGAGCGGAGCACCGGGCTGCACCTCGGCCACGTTTTTGATGACGGCCCCGCGCCAACCGGGCAGCGCTATTGTCTTGATTCGTATGCGCTGAAGTTTGTGAAGGCGAAGTAAGGCTACATAATCACATTTTTAAGGCCCATACCGGGCCTTTTTTGTTTTATAGCCCGCTATAACTATTATTTAACCTATTCTGAACCAAATAAATCAAAAATTTTAAGAACTTTGAACCGCGGAATTTTGTATTTCGTATGTAGTTGCATATACCGTTGTAGTTTTCATGATCATATTATTTTTCTTTCTTGCCCACTGGTTCCTTTCCCTCTTTTTTCAAACGTTTTTCCTGCACCGTTATGCATCGCATAAAATGTTTAAAATGAATGCCGCATGGGAAAAAGTGTTTTATTTCTGCACTTTCATGTTCCAGGGCTCATCCTTCCTTAACCCGCGCGCCTACGCTATTATGCACCGTATGCATCATGCTTACAGTGATACGGAAAAGGACCCGCATTCGCCGCATTTTATTAAAGACGTTTTCGGACTGATGTGGAAGACAAAAGAAATCTACCTGAGCTACCAGCGATACAAACTTGAACCCGAACCACAATTTATCGACCGTTACCCAACCTGGAAATTTGTAGACCGCGTAGGCGATCACTGGATTACACGCGTCGGTTTCGGCGTGTTTTACACGGCCTTTTATGTGATGTTTGCCACGCATTGGTGGATGTTCCTGTTATTGCCCATTCATTTCCTGATGGGCCCTATCCACGGCGCCATTGTAAACTGGTGCGGGCACAAATACGGCTACTCCAATTTTGATAACGACGATCACAGTAAAAACACCCTGCCGTTCGATTTCCTGATGATGGGCGAACTGTTCCAGAATAATCATCACAAGCGCCCCAACGATGCCAATTTTGCAAAACGCTGGTTCGAGTTCGACCCCACCTACCCGGTAATGAAACTGCTGCACCTGATGCGCATCATTAAGCTAAGAAAAGTATAAAGTATGATAACCGCGCTAAAGATCATATTCGGTGTCTTGTTAGCGTGGATGTGTTATACCGTTATCAGCACCTGCCTGGAAAGTAATCTTTTTAAGGAATGGGATTTCCTTGGTTCAATACCCTGGATGCGTGCTACCTTGTGGGATTTTTACGCCAATGTAGCCGTTATCTTCATTTGGGTTTGCTATAAAGAAAAAAGTATTTTTTTTAAAATCCTCTGGCTGATATTCCTCGTATGTTTAGGCAGCATCGCCAGTTGCGCCTATGTCCTGATCCAATTATTCAGGCTGAAGCCCGGCGAAGGATTAAAAGAGTTTTTTAGCAAAAATGGATAATTCTGTATGGTGGCTGACCCTTTACAGCCTTATTGCCTGTTGTATCATCATGGTATTAGTGTGGCTTTGGGCGCACAAGATCAACAACGCAGGCGTGGTGGATATTTTCTGGTCGTATAACTTCCCGGTTATTGCCGTCATTTTGTTACTGCTTGCGCCTGGTTTTGAGATCCGTAAGCAGCTGATCTGCGTCATGGTAATTATAGCCGGCGGCCGGCTCGGCACGCATATCCTTACCCGCACAGTAAGCCATTTGGATGAAGAGGAAGGCCGTTACCAGCAACTGCGACAAGAATGGGGGCCAAACCCCGACCGTACTTTTTTTTGGTTCTTCCAGGCGCAGGCGCTTTCCAACGTGATACTGGCGATACCCTTCTTCGTAATCTGTATGAATACCAGTACGCATTTGTCGCCACTGGAGTATGCCGGTGTTGCGATATGGCTGATCAGCGTAATAGGTGAATCGGTTGCCGATACGCAGTTGCGTGCGTTTAAAAAAGAGCCTGCAAACAAAGGCAAGGTTTGCAGCCGGGGACTTTGGAATTATTCGCGTCACCCCAATTACTTTTTTCAATGGATGATGTGGATGTCGTACCTGGTATTCGCGCTGGCGTCGCCTTATGGATATTTAGCGATCATCAGTCCGGCTATTATTCTTTATCTTTTATTGCGGGTCACCGGCATTCCCATTACCGAGGAGCAATCCATCCGGTCGAAAGGCGACGCATTCAGGGAATATCAGCGGACAACAAGCGCCTTTGTGCCATGGTTTAAGAAAAAGGCCTGACCGAAATATTTTTATTCCGTTGTAAATCAATAAATTTCTATATTTCAAAATCCGTCCGGCTTAGAAAAACGTAAAATACTTCGAACTGTTGACACCTGTAACGTACTATGCCGAACCTGTAACAAAATAACGTCCAACCTAAGCATGTGGTACGATAAACTGATCGAACAAAATAAAGTCCCTGATTTTTTATTGCGGCGCGGTATACGCAAGCTGCTAAAGCAACGGCTTAACGACGAAAACAAAGGCGGTGTGGAGGCGCAACAGGTACACTTGATGGAGTTGATAAGTCAATTAAAATCTTCTCCTATAGCAGTCAATACTACTGAAGCCAACCAGCAGCATTACGAAGTTCCCACGCAATTCTATCAATATTGCCTAGGCAAAAATTTAAAATACTCCAGCGGTAACTGGAAAGACGGCGTTACCGATATTGATACGTCGGAAGATGATATGCTGGCCCTGACCTGTGAAAGAGCCGAATTACAAAATGGGCAGCAGGTGCTGGAATTAGGCTGCGGCTGGGGTTCGCTGTCGTTATATATGGCGGCAAAATTCCCCAAAAGCACCTTTAAGGTGGTTTCCAATTCGCGCACGCAAAAGGCGTTTATCGACGAAAAAGCAAAAGAACGCGGCATCACTAATCTGACTGTCATCACTGCAGATATGAACACCTTCAGCATTGATGAACATTTCGACCGCATTGTTTCGGTCGAGATGTTCGAGCATATGCGTAATTATCAGTTGCTGATGCAAAAGGTGGCTTCGTTCCTGAAGCCTGATGGCAAAGTATTCATTCATATTTTTACCCATAAGGAATATGCTTACTTGTTCGAGGTGAAGGATGAGACCGACTGGATGAGCAAATATTTCTTTACGGGCGGGATCATGCCAAGCGACGATCTGTTGTTGTATTTCAACGATCATTTAGTTGTGGAGCGGCATTGGCACGTTAGCGGCACTCACTATGCCAAAACATCTGAAGGCTGGCTCAAAAATATGGATGCTCATAAAGCCCAGATCATGCCATTATTTGAAGAAACATATGGTAAGGGCCAGGCGCTGAAATGGTGGGCCTACTGGCGCATATTTTACATGGCCTGCGCCGAGTTATGGAACTATAACGAAGGGAACGAATGGATAGTAAGCCATTATCTTTTTCATAAAACAAACGCATGACCAGGCTGATCATCCTCATCATATTATTGCTGCTTTCTCTATTAGCTGTTCTGCGGGCACAGGCCTATTACCTGTGGCTGATGGCCATCGCCGTGTCGGAATTCCCGCTGATCTTCGCCGGTGGGACGGTGATCATGCTCGCCACGGGCTTTTGGGCAGGCAAATACCAATTGGCCGGTACGGTAGTTGGCATTATAGCATTGATCCTGTTCCTTTCACCTATATTCAGGTCCTACTTAATATCGAGGCACCTGCAACAGGACATGCGTGCCGCTTTCGGGCCGGCGGGACTGAAAAAGGATGCCGTGCCGTTTAGTTTTGGTAAACTCTTTCGCCTGAAGTTTAAGGATACCATTGGATCAAAAACCCTGACCTACGTTACTTACGGTGATGGCACCGCAATGAAATTCGATTTTTTTCCCGCGCAGGTTCCCGGGCAAAGGCCATGTGTCATCGTCGTTCACGGCGGCTCGTGGAGCAGCGGCGACAGTAAACAATTGGCAGATCTGAATAGTCTTCTTGCTCAAAAAGGTTACAATGTTGCCGCTATCAATTACCGCCTGGCCCCAAAATACCAAACTCCCGCGCCGGTTGAGGATATTAAAAACGCGATGAGCTTTTTCCGCACTCACGCGGATGAATTCCATATCGATACCAGTCAATTTGTTTTGCTTGGCCGTTCGGCCGGAGCGCAGATCGCTTTGCTTGCTGCTTATACGCTACACGACAAAAGCATCAAAGGCGTTATCGAGTTTTATGGCCCGGTTGACATGGTGTGGGGATATTCTATCCCCTCCAACCCGCTGATCATGGATAGCAGGAAAGTAATGGGCGACTATGTCGGCGGTCCGTATGATAAAGTGCCGCAAAAATATCACGATTGCTCGCCCCTGTTTT
Above is a window of Mucilaginibacter ginsenosidivorans DNA encoding:
- the msrB gene encoding peptide-methionine (R)-S-oxide reductase MsrB, which codes for MKIRQKKFCTLLAVLLITVLNACSQAPAGGKVVAGSSEDVKKFPDAKPNAYWKTILSPDAYYIMVEKGTEPPFHNPYWNNHEKGIYVSAATGKPLFSSDAKFESGTGWPSFFKPIDPKAIMIVKDYSDGMVRDEVVERSTGLHLGHVFDDGPAPTGQRYCLDSYALKFVKAK
- a CDS encoding acyl-CoA desaturase translates to MIILFFFLAHWFLSLFFQTFFLHRYASHKMFKMNAAWEKVFYFCTFMFQGSSFLNPRAYAIMHRMHHAYSDTEKDPHSPHFIKDVFGLMWKTKEIYLSYQRYKLEPEPQFIDRYPTWKFVDRVGDHWITRVGFGVFYTAFYVMFATHWWMFLLLPIHFLMGPIHGAIVNWCGHKYGYSNFDNDDHSKNTLPFDFLMMGELFQNNHHKRPNDANFAKRWFEFDPTYPVMKLLHLMRIIKLRKV
- a CDS encoding DUF1475 family protein, which codes for MITALKIIFGVLLAWMCYTVISTCLESNLFKEWDFLGSIPWMRATLWDFYANVAVIFIWVCYKEKSIFFKILWLIFLVCLGSIASCAYVLIQLFRLKPGEGLKEFFSKNG
- a CDS encoding DUF1295 domain-containing protein, which gives rise to MDNSVWWLTLYSLIACCIIMVLVWLWAHKINNAGVVDIFWSYNFPVIAVILLLLAPGFEIRKQLICVMVIIAGGRLGTHILTRTVSHLDEEEGRYQQLRQEWGPNPDRTFFWFFQAQALSNVILAIPFFVICMNTSTHLSPLEYAGVAIWLISVIGESVADTQLRAFKKEPANKGKVCSRGLWNYSRHPNYFFQWMMWMSYLVFALASPYGYLAIISPAIILYLLLRVTGIPITEEQSIRSKGDAFREYQRTTSAFVPWFKKKA
- a CDS encoding SAM-dependent methyltransferase translates to MWYDKLIEQNKVPDFLLRRGIRKLLKQRLNDENKGGVEAQQVHLMELISQLKSSPIAVNTTEANQQHYEVPTQFYQYCLGKNLKYSSGNWKDGVTDIDTSEDDMLALTCERAELQNGQQVLELGCGWGSLSLYMAAKFPKSTFKVVSNSRTQKAFIDEKAKERGITNLTVITADMNTFSIDEHFDRIVSVEMFEHMRNYQLLMQKVASFLKPDGKVFIHIFTHKEYAYLFEVKDETDWMSKYFFTGGIMPSDDLLLYFNDHLVVERHWHVSGTHYAKTSEGWLKNMDAHKAQIMPLFEETYGKGQALKWWAYWRIFYMACAELWNYNEGNEWIVSHYLFHKTNA
- a CDS encoding alpha/beta hydrolase, translating into MTRLIILIILLLLSLLAVLRAQAYYLWLMAIAVSEFPLIFAGGTVIMLATGFWAGKYQLAGTVVGIIALILFLSPIFRSYLISRHLQQDMRAAFGPAGLKKDAVPFSFGKLFRLKFKDTIGSKTLTYVTYGDGTAMKFDFFPAQVPGQRPCVIVVHGGSWSSGDSKQLADLNSLLAQKGYNVAAINYRLAPKYQTPAPVEDIKNAMSFFRTHADEFHIDTSQFVLLGRSAGAQIALLAAYTLHDKSIKGVIEFYGPVDMVWGYSIPSNPLIMDSRKVMGDYVGGPYDKVPQKYHDCSPLFFTGEDSPPTLMIHGVNDVLVTYLHAVKLSAKLQEDHVKHYWLKLPWATHGFDFNLYGPGGQLSTYAVGNFLSTVTK